The proteins below come from a single Chrysoperla carnea chromosome 1, inChrCarn1.1, whole genome shotgun sequence genomic window:
- the LOC123302871 gene encoding lysozyme-like — translation MKFIITIFILISLLNVSFGKIYTECELATELSNKFDMKYKEIQNWVCIAKTSSNFDTSRKEHFSKKRIYYHGLFMISDRYWCSHGANRTQENICKVRCSELRSDDIAASVNCARTIYKEGGNSYKRWGKTAKDCKNNLPNLRHCFTKLFKLPKGKDLNMKI, via the exons atgaaatttattattacaatatttattttaatcagcttattaaatgtaagttttggaaaaatttatacagaatgtgAATTAGCCACAGAGTTATCTAACAAATTTGACATGAAATacaaagaaattcaaaatt ggGTCTGTATTGCTAAAACAAGCAGTAACTTTGACACATCAAGAAaagaacatttttctaaaaaaagaatttattatcatGGACTATTTATGATAAGTGATCGTTATTGGTGTAGTCATGGTGCAAATCGAactcaagaaaatatttgtaaagtcAGGTGTTcag aattaCGTTCAGATGATATTGCTGCATCTGTGAATTGCGCAAGAACAATTTACAAAGAAGGTGGTAACAGCTATAAAAGATGGGGTAAAACAGCAaaagattgtaaaaataatttaccaaatttaaggcactgttttacaaaattgtttaaattaccAAAAGGAAAAGActtgaatatgaaaatttaa
- the LOC123305178 gene encoding lysozyme C-like, which produces MKFTIAIIVLFSLLLDLILAKTFTQCELAREISNLFDMRYEEIQIWVCIARRSDYDTSNKQTALGSYDRGIFSINDRYWCSHGEDREEHNICEVPCSELNSDDITASVNCARRIYKGGDNTYVMWGNLGEKCETRKPDLSNCFESENKSGNKSEINSENNNNKFL; this is translated from the exons atgaaatttacaattgcaataatagttttattcagCTTATTGTTAGATTTAATTTTGGCAAAAACGTTTACCCAATGTGAATTAGCGAGAgagatatcaaatttatttgatatgagATACGAAGAAATCCAAATTT GGGTTTGTATTGCACGGCGAAGTGATTACGATACATCCAACAAACAAACCGCTCTTGGAAGTTATGATCGTGGGATATTCTCGATAAACGATCGTTATTGGTGTAGTCATGGTGAAGATCGAGAAGAACATAATATTTGTGAAGTTCCATGTTCAG aacTTAATTCAGATGATATAACAGCTTCTGTGAATTGTGCAAGAAGGATCTACAAAGGCGGTGATAATACTTACGTAATGTGGGGTAATCTGGGCGAAAAATGTGAAACTAGGAAACCAGATTTATCAAATTGTTTTGAATCTGAAAATAAATCTGGAAATAAATCtgaaattaattctgaaaataataataataaattcctaTAA
- the LOC123290861 gene encoding origin recognition complex subunit 3 gives MDEITSVSKGVFLFRNGFSLQDKKLNKRSKTKQKAIRYNELWYESYNLIWNKIEQKIEDLNNTMFSKVLDNLLKFVKQPPIIDPESIPTAAILTGINLPDHATLFNNLKSQIKSEITPLVAILYSDDCSSLKSLTENLVYQLIVGKQSDVSDSDLSDECDAEQSVIKKSQCTFATLADWYYSEASWVLLNTPKKKIKAIRKRKSLVVILPDFESLSPSVLQDFILITSSYLYQIPFVLIFGVATSLDAIHKSLPFKVSSKLTIEVFQSERSITYLNTVVENVFLNPSTCFYLTGKPFKLLTDVFLFYDFSVNGFILGVKFALLEHFFGKNYMALSAAAQSDMEIDAILKQLSHEDLEDIRHLRSFRPYVESQSKEAIIKLLEDDRYLKNCLKLKIKEFSSYLYYFHTFLLCLHSLTANLPKNPLGKQLRELYATAVSTAITNTNEYKECLQILNFLSKDELLSNISNVCELLMNADENCHRETNTFEIVRELKLHSIKIEKASFEVVDDTQIKQSFDEKLSRSELKQKLLERSKQEKKLSEFDVTRNECLEYMTGLFEKYLKPPYSQTFFELFFYDDIISLKSHMVGSPRAAIHTALNNPNFYLQCTCCELESTNSIIPTMPDLSIVYKLHLECGKLINMYDWLQAFITITDPQDTSGGNQNILPELQARFTRAVSELQFLGFIKTSKRKTDHVQRLTWGGC, from the exons atggATGAAATAACTTCTGTTTCTAAA GGTGTATTCTTGTTTCGAAATGGATTTTCTTTGCaagataaaaaacttaataaaaggtcaaaaacaaaacagaaagcAATACGTTATAATGAATTATGGTATGAAAGCTATAACTTAATTTggaataaaattgaacaaaaaattgag gatTTAAATAACACTatgttttcaaaagttttagataacttattgaaatttgttaaacaaCCGCCTATCATTGATCCTGAATCAATACCTACAGCTGCTATTTTGACTGGGATTAATTTACCAGACCATGCAaccttatttaataatttaaaaagtcaaataaaatCCGAAATAACTCCATTAGTTGCCATATTATATTCAGATGATTGTTCTTCATTAAAATCTTTAACAGAAAACTTGGTGTACCAATTAATTGTTGGAAAACAGTCAGATGTTTCTGATTCAGATTTATCAGATGAATGCGATGCAGAACaaagtgttataaaaaaatcacaatgtACCTTTGCAACTTTAGCAGATTGGTATTATTCAGAGGCATCTTGGGTGTTATTAAACacaccaaagaaaaaaattaaggcTATTCGTAAACGTAAAAGTTTGGTTGTTATTTTACCAGATTTCGAAAGTTTGAGTCCCTCCGTATTGCAAGATTTCATTCTTATAACCAGTTcctatttatatcaaataccatttgtattaatttttggcGTTGCAACTTCATTGGATGCTATTCATAAGAGTTTACCGTTTAAAGTATCGTCAAAATTAACAATCGAAGTATTTCAGTCTGAAAGAtcaataacatatttaaatactgttgttgaaaacgtatttttaaatCCCAGCACATGCTTTTATTTAACTGGAAAGCCATTCAAATTGTTAAccgatgtttttttattttacgatttttcagTAAATGGATTTATACTAGGAGTTAAG tttgcgcttttagagcatttttttggtaaaaattatatGGCTTTAAGTGCTGCTGCTCAATCCGATATGGAAATCGATGccatattaaaacaattatctcATGAAGATTTAGAAGATATCCGGCACTTAAGATCTTTCCGACCTTACGTTGAATCTCAATCGAAAGAAGCCATTATTAAACTGTTAGAAGACGATCGatacttaaaaaattgcttaaagttaaaaataaaagaattctcttcatatttatattattttcatacatttttattatgtctaCATTCATTGACTGCTAATTTACCTAAAAATCCACTGGGCAAACAG CTAAGAGAGTTGTATGCAACAGCTGTTTCAACTGCAATAACAAATACAAATGAATACAAAGAGTGTTTACAAATATTGAACTTTTTATCCAAAGATGAACTTTTGAGTAACATATCAAATGTTTGCGAATTATTAATGAATGCTGATGAAAATTGTCATCGAGAGACTAATACTTTTGAAATTGTTCGTGAATTGAAGCTCCATTCTATTAAAATTGAGAAAGCTTCATTTGAAGTAGTAGATGATACACAAATTAAACAGTCTTTTGATGAAAAGCTTAGCAGATCTGAATTAAAACAA aAATTATTAGAAAGATCTAAACAAGAAAAGAAGTTGTCTGAATTTGATGTAACACGTAATGAATGTTTGGAATACATGActggtttatttgaaaaatatttgaaacctCCGTACAGTCaaacttttttcgaattattcttttatgatgatattatttcattaaaatcacaTATGGTTGGGTCACCTAGAGCCGCTATTCACACAGCTTTAAATAATCCTAACTTCTATTTACAG tgtactTGCTGTGAACTGGAATCAACGAACTCTATTATACCCACTATGCCAGATTTAAGCATTGTATACAAACTCCATCTAGAGTGtggtaaattaattaacatgTATGATTGGTTACAAGCATTTATAACAATAACTGATCCTCAAGATACTTCTGgtggaaatcaaaatattttacctgaATTACA AGCACGTTTTACAAGAGCCGTTTCTGAATTACAATTTTTAGGATTTATCAAAACGTCGAAAAGAAAAACTGATCATGTACAACGGTTAACGTGGGGtggttgttaa